One window from the genome of Acinetobacter lanii encodes:
- a CDS encoding YkgJ family cysteine cluster protein, producing the protein MLSQKLTQDACLSCGACCTFYRVSFYWAEAEHLPAHMVEPLTPVYSCMAGTNQATPRCIALQGQIGQQVSCSVYAHRSSTCKEVQAGDSQCLKARRAAGLIPMIDVAAHHSANDQDYDQVS; encoded by the coding sequence ATGTTGTCTCAGAAACTTACACAGGATGCGTGTTTAAGTTGCGGTGCATGTTGCACATTTTACCGTGTCTCATTTTATTGGGCGGAAGCTGAACATTTACCGGCACATATGGTTGAACCTTTAACGCCTGTTTATTCTTGCATGGCGGGCACGAACCAAGCTACACCCCGTTGTATCGCACTCCAAGGTCAGATCGGCCAACAGGTGAGTTGCAGTGTCTATGCACATCGCAGCTCAACCTGTAAAGAAGTTCAAGCAGGGGATAGCCAGTGCTTAAAGGCACGTCGAGCGGCAGGATTAATCCCAATGATTGATGTGGCGGCGCATCATTCGGCCAATGATCAAGATTATGATCAGGTGAGTTAA
- the guaB gene encoding IMP dehydrogenase codes for MLTIVQEALTFDDVLLLPAYSTILPKDVSLKTRFTRGIQLNIPLVSAAMDTVTESRMAIAMAQNGGIGILHKNMDISAQAAEVRRVKKFEAGMVKDPITVTPETTVRELIALTQANNISGVPVVKDGKVVGIVTGRDTRFETNLEQPVSNIMTGQERLVTVRENESKENIQALLQQHRIEKVLVVGENNELKGLITVTDFNKAELYPNSCKDDLGRLRVGAAVGTGVETPSRVEALVEAGVDAIVVDTAHGHSAGVIERVRWVKANYPQVQVIGGNIATGDAALALLDAGADAVKVGIGPGSICTTRIVAGIGMPQMSAIDSVANALKEQIPLIADGGIRFSGDIAKAIGAGASTIMVGSLMAGTEEAPGEVEFFQGRYYKAYRGMGSLGAMAGSTGSADRYFQDAKAGAEKLVPEGIEGRVPYKGPMGNIVHQMMGGLRSSMGYTGSATVNDLRQNAKFVKITAAGMSESHVHDVTITKEAPNYRVG; via the coding sequence ATGTTGACCATCGTTCAAGAAGCGCTAACCTTTGATGATGTCTTATTACTCCCTGCCTATTCAACTATCCTTCCAAAAGATGTCTCGTTAAAGACACGATTTACTCGCGGCATTCAACTCAATATTCCTCTTGTATCAGCAGCAATGGATACGGTGACTGAGTCACGTATGGCGATTGCAATGGCGCAAAATGGCGGTATTGGTATTCTGCATAAAAACATGGATATTTCTGCACAAGCAGCAGAAGTACGCCGTGTGAAAAAATTCGAAGCAGGAATGGTGAAAGACCCAATCACTGTAACCCCAGAAACCACGGTTCGTGAATTGATCGCTTTAACGCAAGCGAACAATATCAGCGGTGTACCTGTTGTCAAAGACGGTAAAGTGGTGGGTATCGTGACAGGACGTGATACACGTTTTGAAACGAATCTAGAACAACCGGTAAGCAATATCATGACAGGCCAAGAGCGTTTGGTGACTGTTCGTGAAAATGAATCAAAAGAAAATATCCAAGCATTATTGCAACAGCACCGTATTGAAAAAGTACTGGTGGTGGGTGAAAACAATGAGCTTAAAGGCTTAATTACCGTAACAGACTTTAATAAAGCTGAACTGTATCCAAACAGCTGTAAAGATGACCTCGGTCGTTTACGTGTGGGCGCGGCTGTGGGTACCGGTGTAGAAACCCCAAGCCGCGTTGAAGCGTTGGTTGAAGCGGGTGTCGATGCGATTGTGGTCGATACTGCACATGGTCACTCAGCAGGCGTAATTGAACGTGTTCGTTGGGTGAAAGCAAACTATCCTCAAGTTCAGGTGATTGGCGGTAATATTGCGACAGGTGATGCTGCGCTTGCTTTACTTGATGCGGGTGCAGATGCAGTGAAAGTGGGTATTGGCCCAGGTTCAATCTGTACCACACGTATTGTGGCAGGGATTGGTATGCCACAAATGTCGGCGATTGATTCGGTTGCCAATGCATTGAAAGAACAAATTCCATTAATTGCTGATGGTGGTATTCGTTTCTCTGGCGATATCGCAAAAGCGATTGGTGCGGGTGCAAGTACCATTATGGTTGGTTCACTCATGGCCGGTACTGAAGAAGCACCGGGTGAAGTTGAATTCTTCCAAGGCCGTTACTATAAAGCGTACCGCGGTATGGGTTCATTGGGCGCAATGGCGGGTTCAACCGGTTCTGCGGATCGTTATTTCCAAGATGCCAAAGCAGGTGCTGAGAAATTGGTACCAGAAGGTATTGAAGGTCGTGTACCGTATAAAGGTCCAATGGGCAATATCGTGCATCAAATGATGGGTGGTCTACGTTCATCAATGGGTTATACCGGTTCAGCGACTGTCAATGACTTACGCCAAAATGCGAAATTTGTAAAAATTACTGCTGCGGGTATGTCTGAATCGCATGTCCATGACGTAACCATTACCAAAGAAGCGCCAAACTACCGTGTAGGTTAA
- the glmM gene encoding phosphoglucosamine mutase — protein MSYFGTDGIRGKFGQLPITPDFALKLGFAAGKVLKRRTKKNKPIVVLGKDTRLSGYILEAALQAGLNAAGVYVHLLGPLPTPAIAHLTRALHASLGIVISASHNPYFDNGIKFFSCEGKKLPDYWQDEINAELELDMHIDDTANLGKSVRVKDANGRYIEFCKSTFPYHLDLSDLKIVVDCANGAAYNVGPAVYRELGAKVIAIHDEPTGLNINDGCGSTHPEHLQKAVVEHQADLGIAFDGDADRVIMVDKNGEQITGDHILYILGTQASRKPAGIVGTVMSNMALEIALDKAGVALHRAKVGDRYVLQKLEDHHLVIGGEPSGHILTLDKSTTGDAIIASLQVLTVMVEQKKALHELVDGFHLLPNVLVNVRLDAMFDPYSVPALVTEFEKAEAQLKGRGRLLIRKSGTEPVIRVMVEGDDLAEVTQLANDLAEAVRANAV, from the coding sequence ATGAGTTATTTTGGAACAGATGGTATTCGCGGTAAATTTGGGCAACTTCCAATCACGCCTGATTTTGCACTCAAACTGGGTTTTGCAGCGGGTAAAGTATTAAAACGCCGAACTAAAAAAAATAAACCTATCGTTGTTTTGGGTAAAGATACTCGTTTATCCGGTTATATTTTAGAGGCTGCTTTACAAGCGGGTTTAAACGCTGCGGGTGTCTATGTCCATTTGCTTGGCCCATTACCGACCCCAGCGATTGCACATTTGACTCGTGCCTTACATGCCAGTCTTGGCATCGTGATTTCAGCATCGCATAACCCATATTTTGACAATGGCATTAAGTTTTTCTCATGCGAAGGTAAGAAATTACCGGATTATTGGCAAGATGAAATCAATGCAGAACTTGAACTTGATATGCATATTGATGACACGGCAAACTTAGGTAAAAGCGTGCGTGTTAAAGATGCCAATGGGCGTTATATCGAATTTTGTAAATCGACCTTTCCTTACCATTTAGATTTATCTGATCTAAAAATTGTGGTGGATTGTGCCAACGGTGCAGCCTATAACGTCGGACCTGCGGTGTATCGTGAACTCGGTGCCAAAGTGATTGCGATTCATGATGAGCCTACAGGTTTAAATATTAATGATGGTTGTGGTTCAACCCATCCCGAGCATTTACAAAAAGCTGTTGTAGAGCATCAAGCTGATTTGGGTATTGCCTTTGACGGTGATGCAGACCGCGTGATTATGGTGGATAAAAATGGTGAGCAAATTACCGGTGACCATATTCTATATATTTTAGGTACACAAGCATCACGCAAACCTGCAGGTATTGTCGGCACTGTGATGAGCAATATGGCCCTTGAAATTGCACTCGACAAAGCAGGGGTTGCGTTACATCGAGCTAAGGTCGGTGACCGTTATGTACTTCAAAAACTAGAAGATCATCATCTAGTCATAGGCGGTGAACCATCAGGCCATATTCTAACTCTTGATAAAAGCACCACGGGCGATGCGATTATTGCCTCATTACAAGTGCTGACTGTGATGGTTGAACAGAAGAAAGCGCTACACGAGCTGGTTGATGGTTTCCATTTATTGCCGAATGTTTTAGTGAACGTGCGTTTAGACGCGATGTTTGATCCCTATTCGGTACCTGCTTTAGTAACAGAATTTGAAAAAGCAGAAGCACAGCTCAAAGGTCGAGGTCGTTTATTGAT